Proteins encoded by one window of Halorubrum ruber:
- the cmk gene encoding (d)CMP kinase produces the protein MLITVSGPPGSGKSTNAVQLADALGLGHVSGGDIFREMAAERDMTPVEFNEFAEEDPQIDRDLDRRLREIAVERDDVVLESRLAGWLAADHADFRFWFDAPLSVRAERIAERESKDVDRARTETERREASERKRYEEYYNIDIEDLSIYDAAYNTARWGPEKFLDVLVATVEAYDPEDDEGKAPVEGVVYDF, from the coding sequence ATGTTGATCACCGTCTCCGGCCCGCCCGGCAGCGGGAAGAGCACCAACGCCGTCCAGCTGGCGGACGCGCTCGGTCTCGGGCACGTCTCCGGCGGCGACATCTTCCGCGAGATGGCGGCCGAACGCGACATGACGCCCGTCGAGTTCAACGAGTTCGCCGAGGAGGACCCGCAGATCGACCGCGACCTCGACCGCCGGCTCCGCGAGATCGCCGTCGAGCGCGACGACGTCGTCCTTGAATCGCGGCTCGCGGGGTGGCTCGCGGCCGACCACGCGGACTTCCGGTTCTGGTTCGACGCGCCGCTGTCGGTCCGCGCGGAGCGGATCGCGGAGCGCGAATCGAAGGACGTCGACCGCGCGCGAACGGAGACGGAGCGCCGCGAGGCCTCCGAGCGCAAGCGGTACGAGGAGTACTACAACATCGACATCGAGGACCTGTCGATCTACGACGCCGCGTACAACACTGCCCGCTGGGGCCCCGAGAAGTTCCTCGACGTCCTCGTCGCCACCGTCGAGGCGTACGACCCCGAGGACGACGAGGGGAAAGCGCCCGTCGAGGGCGTCGTCTACGACTTCTGA
- a CDS encoding RNA-guided pseudouridylation complex pseudouridine synthase subunit Cbf5, which yields MTDAPDADADASADGEDPLRAPPGERSVPELLRFGVVNLDKPAGPSSHQVSAWVRDAVDETLAALDPEGPPTGGVAHSGTLDPKVTGCLPTLTGDATRMAQVFLEGTKEYVAVLELHGSAPADFREVVAEFESEIYQKPPRKSAVSRRLRTRTIHDLDVLEVDGRQALLRIRCESGTYVRKLCHDVGLATGVGAHMGHLRRTATDPFDDRDLHTLQDLVDALAWAEDGDDALLREVVRPAEDALTHLPAVTIARSAARSVATGAPVYAPGVIDVDEDAIQPDRDGDDEPPLVACFTPDGTAVCLGRVVGDPDADSGVVVDLERVLL from the coding sequence ATGACAGACGCTCCCGACGCTGACGCCGACGCTTCCGCCGACGGTGAGGACCCCCTCAGAGCCCCGCCCGGTGAGCGTTCGGTGCCGGAGCTCCTCCGGTTCGGCGTCGTCAACCTCGACAAACCCGCCGGCCCCTCCTCGCATCAGGTGTCCGCGTGGGTGCGCGACGCGGTCGACGAGACGCTCGCGGCGCTCGACCCCGAGGGCCCACCCACCGGCGGCGTCGCCCACTCGGGCACGCTCGACCCGAAGGTCACCGGCTGCCTTCCCACCCTGACCGGCGACGCGACGCGCATGGCGCAGGTGTTTCTGGAGGGAACCAAGGAGTACGTCGCGGTGCTGGAGCTCCACGGTTCGGCTCCGGCCGACTTCCGGGAGGTCGTCGCCGAGTTCGAGAGCGAGATCTACCAGAAGCCGCCGCGGAAGAGCGCCGTGAGCCGCCGGCTCCGCACGCGGACGATCCACGACCTCGACGTGCTGGAGGTCGACGGCCGGCAGGCCCTCCTCCGGATCCGATGCGAGTCGGGGACGTACGTCCGGAAGCTGTGTCACGACGTCGGGCTCGCGACGGGGGTCGGCGCGCACATGGGCCACCTCCGCCGGACCGCCACCGACCCGTTCGACGACCGCGACCTCCACACGCTCCAAGACCTCGTGGACGCCCTCGCGTGGGCCGAGGACGGCGACGACGCGCTCCTCCGCGAGGTGGTCCGGCCGGCCGAGGACGCCCTGACGCACCTCCCCGCGGTGACGATCGCGCGGTCCGCCGCGCGCAGCGTCGCGACCGGCGCGCCCGTCTACGCGCCCGGCGTGATCGACGTCGACGAGGACGCCATTCAGCCGGACCGCGACGGCGACGACGAGCCGCCGCTCGTCGCGTGTTTCACGCCGGACGGCACCGCGGTCTGTCTCGGGCGCGTCGTCGGCGATCCGGACGCCGACAGCGGGGTCGTCGTCGACTTAGAGCGCGTTCTTTTATGA
- a CDS encoding 30S ribosomal protein S13, producing MSTEESQDDSPEEEEDLQYFVRIGGADLDGTKTVERSLSELDGIGTRTARLVAEKADVDRNATFGLLDEDDIDAVVDIAENLEDHVPSWMTNRQNDFFSGETTHLVGTDVDEKRRHDINRMKIIESYKGVRHKRGQKVRGQRTKSTGRSEGTIGVNVEEIREEMADEEAGDEE from the coding sequence ATGAGCACGGAAGAATCACAGGACGACTCGCCGGAGGAGGAGGAAGACCTCCAGTACTTCGTTCGGATCGGGGGCGCGGACCTCGACGGGACGAAGACGGTCGAGCGAAGCCTGTCCGAACTCGACGGCATCGGCACGCGCACGGCGCGGCTGGTCGCCGAGAAGGCCGACGTGGACCGAAACGCCACGTTCGGGCTCCTCGACGAGGATGACATCGACGCGGTGGTCGACATCGCCGAGAACCTCGAAGACCACGTCCCGTCGTGGATGACGAACCGACAGAACGACTTCTTCAGCGGAGAGACGACGCACCTCGTCGGCACGGACGTCGACGAGAAGCGCCGTCACGACATCAACCGCATGAAGATCATCGAATCGTACAAGGGCGTGCGCCACAAGCGCGGGCAGAAGGTCCGCGGCCAGCGCACCAAGTCCACGGGTCGCTCGGAGGGGACCATCGGGGTCAACGTCGAGGAGATCCGCGAGGAGATGGCCGACGAAGAAGCGGGTGACGAGGAATGA
- a CDS encoding zinc-binding dehydrogenase, with protein MQAVQFADHGDRDVIEYGEFPDPEPDRGEVLVDVKAGALNHLDIWTRRGMPGIDLEMPHIPGSDAAGIVEAVGEGVTRFEPGDHVAVSAGVSCGNCEFCRNGEESLCVSFHIIGEHVRGVHAEKAAVPAENLVPVPSGVDWEVAGSASLVFQTAWRMLQTRADIEAGEKVLVLGASGGVGHAAVQIADHAGCEVFATASTEAKLSHAEDCGADHVIDYEANDFAEEIDALTGKRGVDVVVDHVGEATYPNSLKSMAKGGRLVTCGATTGPNPGAGLNRIFWNQLSILGSTMATPGEVDEVLDLVWDGTFEPRVREVLPMSEAARAHEMIENREGFGKVVVKPDSEL; from the coding sequence ATGCAAGCCGTTCAGTTCGCCGACCACGGCGACCGCGACGTGATCGAGTACGGCGAGTTCCCCGACCCCGAGCCCGACCGCGGCGAGGTGCTCGTCGATGTGAAGGCCGGCGCGCTCAACCACCTCGACATCTGGACCCGACGCGGGATGCCCGGCATCGACCTGGAGATGCCGCACATTCCGGGCAGCGACGCGGCGGGCATCGTCGAGGCCGTCGGCGAGGGCGTGACGCGGTTCGAGCCGGGCGACCACGTCGCCGTGAGCGCGGGCGTCTCCTGCGGAAACTGCGAATTCTGCCGGAACGGCGAGGAGTCGCTGTGCGTCTCCTTCCACATCATCGGCGAGCACGTCCGCGGCGTCCACGCCGAGAAAGCGGCGGTTCCCGCCGAGAACCTCGTCCCGGTCCCGTCCGGCGTCGACTGGGAGGTCGCGGGCTCCGCGTCGCTCGTCTTCCAGACCGCGTGGCGCATGCTCCAGACGCGCGCCGACATCGAGGCCGGCGAGAAGGTGCTCGTCCTCGGCGCCTCCGGCGGCGTCGGCCACGCCGCGGTCCAGATCGCCGACCACGCCGGCTGTGAGGTGTTCGCGACCGCCTCCACCGAAGCGAAGCTCTCGCACGCCGAGGACTGCGGCGCCGATCACGTCATCGATTACGAGGCGAACGACTTCGCGGAGGAGATCGACGCGCTCACCGGCAAGCGCGGCGTCGACGTCGTCGTCGACCACGTCGGCGAGGCCACCTACCCGAACTCCCTGAAGTCGATGGCGAAGGGCGGCCGGCTCGTCACCTGCGGCGCGACCACCGGACCGAACCCGGGCGCCGGGCTCAACCGCATCTTCTGGAACCAGCTCTCGATCCTCGGCTCGACGATGGCGACGCCGGGAGAGGTCGACGAGGTATTGGACTTGGTCTGGGACGGCACCTTCGAACCGCGCGTCCGCGAGGTCCTCCCGATGAGCGAGGCCGCACGCGCACACGAGATGATCGAGAACCGTGAGGGCTTTGGCAAAGTGGTGGTTAAACCCGACAGTGAGCTCTGA